The Ficedula albicollis isolate OC2 chromosome 5, FicAlb1.5, whole genome shotgun sequence genome includes the window ggaggagggggcgcggggtgccccccccccccccccccccccccccccccccccccccccccccccccccccccccccccccccccccccccccccccccccccccccccccccccccccccccccccccccccccccccccccccccccccccccccccccccccccccccccccccccccccccccccccccccccccccccccccccccccccccccccccccccccccccccccccccccccccccccccccccccccccccccccccccccccccccccccccccccccccccccccccccccccccccccccccccccccccccccccccccccccccccccccccccccccccccccccccccccccccccccccccccccccccccccccccccccccccccccccccccccccccccccccccccccccccccccccccccccccccccccccccccccccccccccccccccccccccccccccccccccccccccccccccccccccccccccccccccccccccccccccccccccccccccccccccccccccccccccccccccccccccccccccccccccccccccccccccccccccccccccccccccccccccccccccccccccccccccccccccccccccccccccccccccccccccccccccccccccccccccccccccccccccccccccccccccccccccccccccccccccccccccccccccccccccccccccccccccccccccccccccccccccccccccccccccccccccccccccccccccccccccccccccccccccccccccccccccccccccccccccccccccccccccccccccccccccccccccccccccccccccccccccccccccccccccccccccccccccccccccccccccccccccccccccccccccccccccccccccccccccccccccccccccccccccccccccccccccccccccccccccccccccccccccccccccccccccccccccccccccccccccccccccccccccccccccccccccccccccccccccccccccccccccccccccccccccccccccccccccccccccccccccccccccccccccccccccccccccccccccccccccccccccccccccccccccccccccccccccccccccccccccccccccccccccccccccccccccccccccccccccccccccccccccccccccccccccccccccccccccccccccccccccccccccccccccccccccccccccccccccccccccccccccccccccccccccccccccccccccccccccccccccccccccccccccccccccccccccccccccccccccccccccccccccccccccccccccccccccccccccccccccccccccccccccccccccccccccccccccccccccccccccccccccccccccccccccccccccccccccccccccccccccccccccccccccccccccccccccccccccccccccccccccccccccccccccccccccccccccccccccccccccccccccccccccccccccccccccccccccccccccccccccccccccccccccccccccccccccccccccccccccccccccccccccccccccccccccccccccccccccccccccccccccccccccccccccccccccccccccccccccccccccccccccccccccccccccccccccccccccccccccccccccccccccccccccccccccccccccccccccccccccccccccccccccccccccccccccccccccccccccccccccccccccccccccccccccccccccccccccccccccccccccccccgtgctgCCGCGCCGCGCTCTCGGGGCTGCCTGGGGATGTCGGAGGAGGCGGTGGCGGTAGAAGTGACGTGACCGGCCCTTGCTTTGTCCCCGCAGAGCACCAAGATGTTGAATTACAGCCCCTCGGGTGTCGGCGGGTGCCTGCTGGACAGGAAGGCGGTGGGCACCCCGGCGGGCGGGGGTTTCCCTAGGAGGCACTCTGTCACCCTGCCCAACTCCAAGTTTCACCAGaaccagctcctcagcagcctgAAAGGGGAGCCGGCTCCCATGCTGGGCCCCCGGGAAAGCCGTTTCCGGGACCGCTCCTTCTCGGAGGGCGGCGAGCGCCtactgcagcagaagcagcccGGGGGACAGGTCAACTCCAGCCGCTACAAGACGGAGCTGTGCCGCCCCTTCGAGGAGAACGGCGCCTGTAAGTACGGTGACAAGTGCCAGTTCGCCCACGGCATCCACGAGCTGCGGAGCCTCACCCGCCACCCCAAGTACAAGACCGAGCTGTGCCGCACTTTCCACACCATCGGCTTCTGCCCCTACGGGCCGCGCTGCCACTTCATCCACAACGCGGAGGAGCGCCGCGCCGTGGCAGGGAGCCGGGAGCCCGCCGTCACCGACAGACCCcgcctgcagcacagcttcagcTTCGCCggcttccccagcactgctgccagcgGGCTGCTGGACAGCCCCACCTCCATCACACCGCCGCCCATGCTGAGCGCCGACGATCTGCTGGGCTCCCCCACCTTGCCTGACTGCGCCAGCAACCCTTTCACCttctccagccaggagctggtcAGTCTCTTTGCCCCCAGCATGGGGGTGCAGGTGCCCAGCGGGAGCTCCCCCACCACCTTCTTGTTCAGGCCCATGTCTGAGTCCCCCAACATGTTTGACTCGCCACCCAGTCCTCAGGACTCCCTCTCTGACCAGGAGGGCtatctgagcagctccagcagcagccacagcgGCTCAGATTCCCCTATCCTGGACACCTCAAGACGCCTTCCCATCTTCAGCAGACTCTCCATCTCCGACGACTAATCTGGGGTTTCCTCTTGCCCCTCCCCACCTCTATTACAATGTTAAGCTGAACTCCCCCCAACCTTGTCCCCAGTAGTCCAAGCTGGATGTTAACATGTCCACCTGCCTGCCTGACACGCACTGGCTAAAACCTTAAGTGCCAAAATTACGATGAGAAGCAATAACGTTTACAAAATAGTGCCTTTTAACACTTTTCACTGTGACTGTATtacctctccagctgcagagggcaccagcagctctgtgcactTCCAGATGTGCAGGAAATGTCCGAATCCGGCTCCCTCCGCTGGCCACGTACTGCATCGCcctctcccagtcccttcccaaATGGCCAGTTTCTGCTAGGCTGCAGGCATGTGGGCGAGTGTTAACATCCAGCCCTTTCTCCCCTCCCCTTAAAGACTAAATCTTGCCTGGATCCGCTCAGGTCTGCgggaagaaaagctgagaaTGGACAAAGATTGTAACATGAGTGGGACTTCGACTgggaggaaggaaacaaaagaaaagcaaaaaaacagaTGGACTATGAGAGACTTGATTTTGGTGCTAAAAGTTCCCCATGTACACATGTGACAtcttaaaacaaataaagaaatagagGGGTGGGGCCAACAGAAGTCATTCCACACACACAAGTTCGTGTAAACAACGTTCGAGTAGACATAGCTTTAATGGTTTTGCTCTAGAGTACTTTAGACCTATCTTAGAGCACTCACGCCaagctttttattatttttttctgggtttttaattttgtataaCTTTTCAGAAATTGGAGAGCAAATTTTGCTTGTCACTGCACAACAATATAAAAAGCTTATTTAACTTATCAAAACGTATTTATTGCCAAAacctttgctttttaattttgttcataTTTATCGGGATGATGAATCCATAGAATATAttcttttatgtttaaattATGATCTTCCATATTAATCTTAAGATTGTGAagtgtcttttttccttttttccccacagtttAATATATTATACTACAATGACATTTTTTGTAACTTTACactttttttggttattttattttaaaaaatgaaaaattaatttaaaaaaaaatgcaaaaactgtgtttggattatttattttagaactccctccccctttttttgtgTTGGACTGCAAATGGAGTTGTTGTGCatctttgccttttctcttctccttcccttctcctctcccgGGTCTTGCCTACCTGGGCTTTAGaatgtccccccccccccccccccccccccccccccccccccccccccccccccccccccccccccccccccccccccccccccccccccccccccccccccccccccccccccccccccccccccccccccccccccccccccccccccccccccccccccccccccccccccccccccccccccccccccccccccccccccccccccccccccccccccccccccccccccccccccaatgaaaaattaatttaaaaaaaaatgcaaaaactgtgtttggattatttattttagaactccctccccctttttttgtgTTGGACTGCAAATGGAGTTGTTGTGCatctttgccttttctcttctccttcccttctctcccgGGTCTTGCCTACCTGGGCTTTAGAATGTACATACCTGAGCTCTGTTGCGAGACAACGTGGAAGGAagactttttcttcctctaattGTATAGATTCTTCAAGGAGAAAAGCCTTGGGCTCAAAGTGCCTATCTGAAGACATTCCAAATACAGTTTGtctttgcatttctgtattCCAAGTTTGGAGTTTTCCTTGCCAAGGTGAATGGGACTGGCACAAAGAGAATAatgaatgtaattttttttccccctgttaCTGTTCGCtacactgctttttcttcctctttgtgtgagtttatttaaaagagaatCTCTTTTGTAATGACTGTTTGC containing:
- the ZFP36L1 gene encoding zinc finger protein 36, C3H1 type-like 1; the protein is MLNYSPSGVGGCLLDRKAVGTPAGGGFPRRHSVTLPNSKFHQNQLLSSLKGEPAPMLGPRESRFRDRSFSEGGERLLQQKQPGGQVNSSRYKTELCRPFEENGACKYGDKCQFAHGIHELRSLTRHPKYKTELCRTFHTIGFCPYGPRCHFIHNAEERRAVAGSREPAVTDRPRLQHSFSFAGFPSTAASGLLDSPTSITPPPMLSADDLLGSPTLPDCASNPFTFSSQELVSLFAPSMGVQVPSGSSPTTFLFRPMSESPNMFDSPPSPQDSLSDQEGYLSSSSSSHSGSDSPILDTSRRLPIFSRLSISDD